The DNA sequence CTAGCAAACCCTAATGAAACAGAAGAATGGATTGGAACAAAGAGGCCTAAGTGCTTTCaacataaaatgcaaatttttaaatggatttgcCTTGAAGTAACTTTGGGTGTGAATTAAGCTGTTCTCCAGAGGGGAAGCTGTGGCCCATTTTGGTCCGTCATTCCATCCTATGGGAGGTGAGTGAGAAAAATAGGTATGCCATCGGGAATAAAGAAGTGGCATTCCCTTTGACTGCTGGggattataattttatatcagaGGATCAACTGAAAAGCAGTCCACAGGGAGAAAGTCTTTGGGAGGCTAACAGGCCATGATATAAGTGTGTCCAAACAATAGCTTTCCTATGTGCACTTACTACCATTTAGAAAACTTTCAGGAATCAAACTGCTTACTCACAAATTACAATATTAGAGGTGGAATTCTCTAAGTGGGCTGTGCATTTACTCAACTTTACAAATAGCTGTCTCACATATCCCTCCCTAAGCCTCCCGCCTGTGGTCTGTCCCCAAGAGGCCAGTGTCACTGACTCCGCTTGAGCCCAGGGTCCCAAGTAACACAAAGCACAGTCATGTTAGGCCCAGGAAACAATTGAATGCACCCGGATGCACCCGGGCCTGTCCCTCACCTGTGACCTCGATGTGCAGAGGGGCACTGGGCTGTGACCACACATTGGGGTAGGTGCTGAGAGAACCATAGCATCTGTAGATGCCCCCATGGGAGGTGTTCATTGGGCCGAGAGGGAAGATGGCCCACCACCTCCCAGCATGCATCCTTGGTTTTGCTTCCATGTGTCCGGGCGGATCAGCTGCTCCCTCCTTCAGCAGATGGAAAGTGCCCGATGTGAGGTTAGAACTGCAGGAGAGGGATACGTTCTCTCCTGAGGCCACCACAGGGcttggctgggctgagagggagggtGCACCATACAATcctgagggaagagaaagggTCTGTGTTAAAGGGACCGTCACCCTCATGCCCCAGGTGTGTTCTGTGAGGAGTGGGGTCACCCTGAGGCCACACCTTATACCCTTTGCCCGTGACCTGGAGCCCACAGTGGGGAGGAGACCCGGTGTCTCCCTTACCTGTCACCACCAGGAGCAGGGAGTCACTCCGCTCTGACAGTATGTCCCCAGTGGTGTAATATGCACACTGGTACAGCCCTGCGTGGAATGGAGTCATGGCCCCAATGGGGAAACCGGTCTTGTTGCTGGAGTTCTGTGGTTTCCTCGTTTCCCAGGGCTCAGAGCCCCTCTCTTTATACAGAAGGTAGGCACTAGCCTGCAGAGACCCCCGACACCAGATGGTCACGGGGCTCTCCTTGGTGACGATGGGTCCTGGGTCAGCCCGGATGAAGGGTTTGGGGACGTCTCCTGGAAAGGAATCAGACCtgtcgtgcacctaggcccgggtgagcccaagtggccctgggtctgggagaggccaagcgtccctgggtccgggtgagaccatgtgtccctggatccgggtgaggcctcgtgcacctaggcccgggtgagcccaagtggccctgggtctaggagaggccaagcgtccctgggtccgggtgagaccatgtgtccctggatccgggtgaggcctcgtgcacctaggcccgggtgagcccaagtggccctgggtctgagagaggccaagcatccctgggtccgggtgagaccatgtgtcccaggatccgggtgaggcctcgtgcacctaggcccgggtgagcccaagtggccctgggtctgggagaggccaagcgaccctgggtccgggtgagaccatgcgtccctggatccggatgaggcctcgtgcacctaggtccgggtgagcccaagtggccctgggtctgggagaggccaagcgtccctgggtccgggtgagaccatgtgtccctggatccggatgaggcctcgtgcacctaggcccgggtgagcccaagtggccctgggtctgggagaggccaagcgtccctgggtccgggtgagaccatgtgtccctggatccgggtgaggcctcgtgcacttaggcccgggtgagcccaagtggccctgggtcggggagaggccaagcgtccctgggtccgggtgagaccatgtgtccctggatccgggtgaggcctcgtgcacctaggcccggttgagcccaagtggccctgggtctgggagaggccaagcatccctgggtccgggtgagaccaagtgtcccaggatccgggtgaggcctcgtgcacctaggcccgggtgagcccaagtggccctgggtctgggagaggccaagcatccctgggtccgggtgagaccatgtgtccctggatccgggtgaggcctcatgcacccaggcccgggtgagcccaagtggccctgggtcggggagaggccaagcgtacctgggtccgggtgagaccatgtgtccctggatccgggtgaggcctcgtgcacctaggcccgggtgagcccaagtggccctgggtctgggagaggccaagcatccctgggtccgggtgagaccatgtgtcccaggatccgggtgaggcctcgtgcacctaggcccgggtgagcccaagtggccctgggtctgggagaggccaagcgtccctgggtccgggtgagaccatgcgtccctggatccggatgaggcctcgtgcacctaggtccgggtgagcccaagtggccctgggtctgggagtggccaaacgttcctgggtctgggtgagaccatgtgtccctggatccaggtgaggccttgtgcaactaagcccgggtgaggccacgtgcccctgggtctgggagaggccaagcgtccctgggtacgggtgaagccagatcctgggtccgggtgaggccgtgcgcccctggatccatccgggtgaggctgggtcccaggcccgggtgagaccaggcgccccttgggtatgggtgaggccacgtgccccttagtccaggtgacgccgtgcccctgggttcggccgagaccaaaccagagggagtcggacctccattaccaccatttgtccaccatccagagctgaggggtcagtgctgacatgtacacataaggaactactggacatcgaaattgggtctcaaaagaactgttggtccagggggaagctcgctacagattgattcatttgcctgtcagcataaatattattgctcgtctcacattcagttcttattagtatatatctagtgacatttgatctcattcatctagaggaaatgatgaacaacatagactgaggaacaagaacagaaccagaatcaaggaggcatcgatcggactatcgggcctcagagggaggataggggagggtagggggagggtggggggagggggagagttcaaccaaaggacctgtatgcatgcatataagcctatccaacggttaagttcaacaggggattggggcatgcgtggggagaagggtgggatgggaatggggggatgaggacaaatatgtgacaccttaatcaataaagaaattaaaaaaaaaataaaaagaggatgatcatcaaaggcaaaaaaaaaaaataaaataaaataaaataaaataaaataaaataaaaaaaaaaaaaaaaaaaaaaagaaaggaatcagaCCTGAAATGTCTGGGACGTCCTTCTCCCCACTTTCCCCAGCTGTcactccaggcccctcccagatTGCTGACCGTTATTCCAAACCTCATgtctccccagctgccctggggGGATTGTCCTGAAGcaggaggtcagaggggaggggggaagactCACCTGCCTGTACCTGGTCCCACGGACCCTGACACAGCCCTGGAAGAGAGTCCCTGTGAGAACCGTCCCCAACCGCACACAGAAACTCCAAGCCTGGTCAGGGCCCCTGAGCATGGGGGGCAGACCTGGGGCTGAGTACGTGTCTTCCCCCAAAAGTCTAGTCCCCACTGAGCCTCCTGAGTCCTGGGGTCTCACAAGACCAGGacctgggaggggaagggcccccatccctcctcctttaccCACCAACTCACCGAGGCCCAGGAGGACAATGAAGGTCAATGTTGTGGTGCTGTCTGCCATGGTCCCCAGTGGCACTGATGACGGATAAAGTCCACAGAGCCCAGCAGGACAAGCAGATGTATGGATGTGACAGGGCCCCGGCTCCGGGTGACAGGTCCCTGTTTCCTCATCAGCCTCACTCTGCTCTCCCTGAAGGATGGCTGAGGACACAGCAGGTCCTGGGACCTTCAGGACCAGATGTGAGTCTCAGCAGACCCTCCACGCTCTGCCTCCACCTCCTGTCCAACCCCAATCCAGAGGGTGACCCTGGTCCCAGTACCCGAGGGTGTAGGGCGCAGGGCAGAGCAGAAGGAAGCACCAGCTCCTGCTCTCACAGAGTCTGTGTGAACTTGGGAATGCCCTTGTCTTTCCTGAGACTCCACACATGCACACGTTCTCCCTTCCCTTCACCATCCCGTCAGCCCAGTGATGGCCACCGAGCTGTTAACACCTTCCCACCTCCTTTCCCCGGAGCTCACCGAGGCCCATAAGGGCAGGCAGGCTCTGGGTCGGGGTGCTTCCTCACATGGTCCCCAGTGTGCAGACGACATAAACTCCACAGAGCCTGGGGGACAAAGGCAAGAATGGGCTGTGACAAGGTCCAGTCCTCAAGTGATACATCACTGGTTCCTCATCAGGGGCCTCTCAGGAAGGGAAGTAGCCCCTCCCTGAAGGGTG is a window from the Eptesicus fuscus isolate TK198812 chromosome 21, DD_ASM_mEF_20220401, whole genome shotgun sequence genome containing:
- the LOC129147618 gene encoding leukocyte immunoglobulin-like receptor subfamily A member 6, coding for MTPFHAGLYQCAYYTTGDILSERSDSLLLVVTGLYGAPSLSAQPSPVVASGENVSLSCSSNLTSGTFHLLKEGAADPPGHMEAKPRMHAGRWWAIFPLGPMNTSHGGIYRCYGSLSTYPNVWSQPSAPLHIEVTASRPKDYTVENLIRMGVAGLVLVVLGVLLFQARNDTRKTHDAARMGTQRQQHTVQSGGALEPI